A genomic window from Onychostoma macrolepis isolate SWU-2019 chromosome 22, ASM1243209v1, whole genome shotgun sequence includes:
- the rabgap1l gene encoding rab GTPase-activating protein 1-like isoform X4, giving the protein MGKVSAVLVLVGVVLTVVGSTVQRENRRLQEASMRLEQENDDLAHELVTSKIALRNDLDQAEDKADVLNKELLNTKQRLVETEEEKRRQDEETAQLKEVFRRELEKAELEIKKTTAIIAEYKQICSQLSTRLEKQQASTKEELDIVKAKVMACERCREVFSKDGPLQIPAVSQDNRDTDLDEEKDSLKAQLRELELELAQTKLQLVEAKCKIQELEHQRGVLMTEVQAAKNSWFSKTLGSLKNSAGNQSPSSPKEGQ; this is encoded by the exons ATGGGGAAGGTGTCTGCGGTTCTTGTTCTAGTGGGTGTTGTGTTGACTGTGGTTGGGTCTACGGTGCAG AGGGAGAACCGTCGGTTGCAGGAGGCCAGCATGCGTCTGGAGCAGGAGAACGATGATCTCGCCCATGAACTGGTGACCAGCAAGATAGCACTGAGGAACGACCTGGACCAG GCTGAGGACAAAGCTGATGTTTTAAACAAAGAACTGCTCAACACTAAACAACGCCTGGTGGAGACCGAGGAGGAGAAGAGAAGGCAAGATGAGGAGACGGCACAG CTGAAGGAAGTGTTCAGAAGAGAGCTGGAGAAAGCCGAATTAGAGATCAAGAAGACCACAGCCATCATAGCCGAGTATAAACAG ATATGCTCCCAGTTAAGTACAAGGCTGGAGAAACAGCAGGCGTCCACAAAAGAGGAACTGGATATAGTTAAA GCTAAAGTGATGGCGTGTGAGCGCTGTAGGGAAGTGTTCAGCAAAGACGGACCCCTGCAGATCCCGGCGGTGAGTCAGGACAACCGGGACACAGACCTGGACGAGGAGAAGGACTCGCTGAAGGCTCAACTCAGAGAGCTAGAACTGGAGCTGGCGCAAACCAAACTCCAGCTGGTGGAGGCCAAGTGCAAGATCCAG GAGCTGGAGCATCAGAGGGGTGTTTTGATGACTGAGGTCCAAGCTGCCAAAAACTCCTGGTTCAGTAAAACACTGGGCTCCCTCAAGAATTCAGCCGGTAACCAGTCACCCTCCTCACCCAAAGAGGGCCAGTAG
- the LOC131530632 gene encoding interferon-induced protein 44-like, producing the protein MESLTSTLTEEKRKQLCALLGNVELSLLYKASVHGYQASAFHQRCDRQGPTLLVAYNSSGYIFGGYTSVDYAQSGEHITDEDIFLFSFQGKIPVCIKVNSGHYARLDDAGGPNFGQQLYFCYKNQPAVYNSGSKEFSFNTTIMYGNDTQLSECEIYKVEQSSQVSTEEKPWRNFLWTAERKDELVEKIRNYKPLVTSVSLVRILMIGPVGAGKSSFFNSINSIFMGRITSKAMSGSAGTSLTTQFRTYPVKDGRGGKPLPFVLCDTMGLEEQSGAGLDIEDISSILQGHVPDRYKFNPTAPFQPDEQKASRPASLQEKIHCVVYVIDTTKISLMSDKLQEKLASIRRKVNSLGITQIVLMTKVDEACPLVQRDLQSLYVSSYIKTKVQEVSSRLGVPVSCVLPVKNYSQELELDLNCDVLLLTALQQMLNFADDYLDDADHVEGNI; encoded by the exons ATGGAGTCCCTCACTTCTACTTTAACGGAAGAGAAAAGAAAGCAGCTCTGTGCTTTGCTGGGGAATGTGGAACTGTCTCTTCTCTACAAAGCTTCAGTTCATGGATATCAAGCTTCTGCCTTCCACCAGAGATGTGACCGTCAGGGTCCCACTTTACTTGTAGCCTACAACAGTTCAGGCTACATCTTTGGTGGATACACTAGTGTAGATTATGCTCAAAGTGGAGAGCATATTACTGATGAGGACATATTCTTATTCAGCTTTCAAGGCAAGATCCCTGTGTGCATCAAAGTTAACAGTGGACATTATGCACGTCTTGATGATGCTGGAGGGCCCAACTTTGGTCAACAGCTATACTTTTGCTACAAGAACCAACCAGCTGTGTATAATTCCGGAAGCAAAGAATTCAGTTTTAATACAACAATAATGTATGGCAACGACACTCAACTGAGTGAATGTGAGATCTACAAAGTGGAGCAGA gCTCTCAAGTCAGTACTGAGGAGAAACCTTGGAGGAACTTTCTGTGGACAGCTGA ACGAAAAGATGAGCTCGTGGAAAAGATCAGGAATTATAAACCCCTGGTGACGTCTGTGAGTCTAGTCCGGATCCTGATGATCGGTCCTGTAGGTGCTGGAAAATCCAGTTTCTTCAACTCCATCAACTCCATCTTCATGGGCCGCATTACCAGCAAAGCCATGTCAGGATCTGCAGGCACTAGTCTCACCACACAG TTTCGCACATATCCAGTGAAAGATGGTCGTGGAGGAAAGCCGTTGCCATTTGTGTTGTGTGACACCATGGGACTCGAGGAGCAATCAGGTGCAGGACTGGATATTGAGGACATCAGCAGCATTCTTCAAGGTCACGTACCAGACCGCTATAAA TTTAACCCCACTGCACCGTTTCAACCTGACGAGCAAAAGGCCTCCAGACCTGCATCTCTGCAGGAGAAGATCCACTGTGTGGTGTACGTGATAGACACCACCAAAATCTCCCTCATGTCTGACAAACTACAGGAAAAACTTGCTTCCATACGCAGAAAAGTGAACTCACTGG GCATCACTCAGATCGTCTTGATGACAAAAGTAGATGAAGCATGTCCTCTGGTGCAGAGGGACCTTCAAAGCCTTTATGTCAGTTCCTACATCAAGACGAAG GTTCAGGAGGTGAGCTCTCGGTTGGGTGTGCCGGTGTCTTGTGTGTTACCGGTGAAGAACTACAGTCAGGAGCTGGAGCTGGATCTCAACTGTGACGTCCTGCTGCTCACCGCTCTACAGCAGATGCTCAACTTTGCAGATGACTATCTGGATGATGCTGATCACGTGGAGGGCAACATATAA